The Candidatus Zixiibacteriota bacterium genomic interval GGTTAAACCTGTATCGCGACGACATGTCCCGGCCGTACTACCGAGACATTCGTTCATTCGATGACCACGGTGACTCCTGGGTTGTTGCGATCAATCCGCATGGAAACGACCCGCTTCGCGGTGCGGTGACCGCGAGCCTGGCGTGGGACGTTTCGCTCATGGGCGAAGATACCTACGAATTGCGCGAGGGAATCGGCGCCGACGGCCCGGTTGTAGTCGCCGACATGCGCGATTTGACCGGTATCGACGTTACCGGCGACAATCGGGACGTGTTTTTCACCATAGTCAGGACTGCGTCGAGCGCCCATGGCTTGCCTGAGCAGTTCGAACTGAGCCAGAACTACCCGAACCCGTTCAACCCGAGCACGCAGATCTCGTTCACCGTCCCGGTGGCGCAGGACGTGCGGCTCGACATATTCAATGTCCTTGGACAGCGCGTGACAACGCTCGTTGATGGCCGCGTCGAAGCGGGCGGTCATATTGTGACCTGGGACGGACGGGATCAGTCCGGCAGTTTGGTGTCAAGCGGTGTCTACTTCTACCGACTCCAAAGTTCGGAATTCGCCGAGACCCGCAAGATGATGCTATTGAAGTAACCTCTCTTTCCATATCCCTGAGTCGCGGCCCGGCGCTGACAAGCAGCGTCGGGCCGCTTTTTCGTCTCTCTCCGGGTGAAAAGTGGAGAATGTTGGGTGTTTATTTTTCGCCTTGCTCCGCCGATAGAGTACTAAAAGGCAATGACATAGCCGGTCTTCTCCCGGCACGAACAGGGGTACAATGAACATGGATTCCACAAATAAAGGCATTCACAATTCGCCGAGCGAGTCGGCGCCGATCAAACGGCCGTGGTACAAAAACACCGTAACTCTGGGCCAGACCCTCCACGTGGCGCTTACGCTCGCGGCGTTTGGTCTCGGATGGATGGCCTCTCGGCAGAGCGAACAGGCCAGGGTTATGACCCTCCAGCTCTGGGACAATTACTACAGCTATCTGATGGTTGATGCTGATACCAGGAGTTTCTCCGCCAAGACCACGGTGGACTTCGAGGAACGCGGCCTGCAGCCGGTTGGCGAACACCTCTATCTGAGAGACGCATCGGTAACGAAGTCTTCGGACGGCTACCGGTTAGCCGGCGAGATCGTTAACAGCGCCTCTATCCCTCTCGATGGAGTGGAAATGCGCCTGTTCCTTGCTGGCGGCGTACATGATATCGCGGTGGGCAACATAGCCGCCGGCAACGGCAGGAAATTCAAGATCGACCTGGTCGGTATCGCCCCCGATGAGTTCCGCACCGCCAAGTTGATCACCCGCTGCGCAGACATCGCGTACGCCAAGAAGTAGAGACCCGCGCTGCGGCGAACGCCGGAAGAGGCATTCGGCAACAATAACCGCCCCGGCTGCCCCGCGAGAGAACGTCACCGAGGAATCAGGAAGAATCTCGCCTGGTTCCTCCCCTTCCCTCAGCCGGGCTCTTGGATCGTCCCGAATCACGAAGCGCCTTGCGAAGCAGAAATTCAATTTGCCCGTTCAGACTTCGCAACTCATCGTCGGCCCATCGCTGCAGCTGCTCGAGTACTTTCGGATCGATCCGTATGAGAAAAGACTTCCGTTCCGCCACGATTACTGGTAGATCGTCCCGGTATTGATCACCGGTTGCGTGGCCGACTCACCACACAATACGACCAGCAGGTTGGATACCATGGCGGCTTTTCGCTCATGGTCGAATTCTATGATCTGCTTCTTCTGCAGTTCATCGAGCGCCATCTCAACCATGCCAACCGCACCCTCAACGATCAACTGCCTCGCCGCGACGATCGCCCCCGCCTGCTGCCGACGAAGCATCGCCTCGGCGATTTCCGGCGCGTACGCCAGATGACTGATCCGCGCTTCGATTACCTCCACCCCCGCCTGGTCAAGCCGGTCCTGAATCTCGGCCTTGAGCTGCTCGGAGATGGTGAGCGTGTTGCCGCGGAGGGACGTGATCTCGTCGGAATGAGAATCATAGGGGTATTGCGTGGCGAGATTCCGTACCGCAGACTCCGACTGGATCTTGACGAATTGCTCATAGTTGTCAACCTGGAAGCTCGCCTCGGCGGTGTCGACGACTTTCCAGACGACGATCGAGGCAATCTCGATCGGGTTGCCGTCGATATCGTTCACCTTCATGCGGCCGGTTTCGAAATTGCGAACCCGCAGCGAAATCTTCCTCTTGCTGTAGAACGGATTCGCCCACCGCAACCCCTCGTTTTTCGCGGTGCCGACGTACTTACCGAACAATTGCAGCACCCGCGCCTCGTTTGGGTTGACCATAAACAAACCCGCCAGCAGAAAGAAAAACAGGATTATACCCACCGCCGCTGCGATTTTGACAACCGGTGGCGCGATTATCATCAACGCAACCATCGCCAGTATCCCGATCACCAGCAACACCAGCGGCGCCCAGCCCGACATCACGGACCGTTCACGTTCTTTAATCATACAAGCCTCCGTATAAGTGATATCATATTGATATTACGATGATACCACAGCAAAGATTCAATGCCAACCCTTTTTTTTAAAGTTCCTTTTACCCCGGTTACCAGGACCAGTCCCGTGGCTATCGACGCGAGAACCTGCTCCGGGCTTCCGGCAATGGACTGCTCTGTATTCGGCAGAGGTGTTTCGGAATT includes:
- a CDS encoding SPFH domain-containing protein, which produces MKERERSVMSGWAPLVLLVIGILAMVALMIIAPPVVKIAAAVGIILFFFLLAGLFMVNPNEARVLQLFGKYVGTAKNEGLRWANPFYSKRKISLRVRNFETGRMKVNDIDGNPIEIASIVVWKVVDTAEASFQVDNYEQFVKIQSESAVRNLATQYPYDSHSDEITSLRGNTLTISEQLKAEIQDRLDQAGVEVIEARISHLAYAPEIAEAMLRRQQAGAIVAARQLIVEGAVGMVEMALDELQKKQIIEFDHERKAAMVSNLLVVLCGESATQPVINTGTIYQ